The Aestuariibaculum lutulentum genome segment AAGTATTCAAGTACCAAGTAAATTTTTCTACGAATGGCTTGAAGAACATTATGTTAAGATTTTAAAAGTGTCTTTAACTAAAGAGTTGGGAGAAAAAGCCAAGCTAGTTTACATTATTAAAATGGAAAACACCTATGGCAATAAGCAACCGTTTACTGAGAAGATTCCGAGTTCAAACAGAAGTGCTGTAAAATCACAGGAAGTTGACATTCCTTTAAAGAACAAAAACCCAGAATTACGTAATCCGTTCGTTATTCCAGGAATTAGAAATGTTAAAATTGAATCGCAATTAAATCCTAATTACAGTTTTGAAAACTTTTTAGAAGGAGATTCTAACCGTTTAGCTAGAAGTGCCGGATTGGCGGTAGCGGCTAAACCCGGAGGAACATCGTTTAACCCCCTACTTATTTTTGGTGGTGTTGGTTTAGGAAAAACCCACCTTGTACACGCTATTGGTGTGGATATTAAAGATAAGTATCCGGAAAAAACAGTTCTATATATCTCGGCTGAGAAGTTTACCCAACAGTATATTGATTCGGTTAAGAAAAATAATAGAAATGATTTTATTCACTTCTATCAAATTATTGACGTGTTAATTATTGACGACGTTCAATTCCTTTCTGGTAAAACAGGAACTCAGGATGTATTCTTCCATATCTTTAACCACTTACACCAAAACGGTAAACAGGTTATTTTAACCAGTGATAAAGCACCGGTAGATATGCAGGATATTGAACAACGTTTATTATCTCGTTTTAAGTGGGGACTTTCGGCAGAATTACAAACACCAGATTTCGAAACTCGTGTTTCTATCGTAAAAAATAAATTATATCGTGATGGTGTAGATATGCCAGACGAAATTATTGATTACGTAGCAAAAAATATTAAATCGAATGTACGTGAGCTTGAAGGTGCCATCATCTCTTTAATTGCTCAATCTTCTTTCAACAAAAAAGAAGTAACTATTGATTTAGCACGCATTGTTGTTGAGAAATTTGTTAAGAATACCAAACGTGAAGTATCTATCGACTATATTCAAAAAGTAGTTTCAGATTACTTCCAGATGGATGTAAGCACCTTACAATCGAAAACAAGAAAACGTCATATCGTACAAGCCAGACAATTAGCTATGTTTTTTGCGAAGAAATTTACAAAAGCATCGTTAGCTAGTATTGGTTCTCAAATTGGGAAACGTGACCACGCGACGGTATTACACGCTTGTAAAACCGTAGATAATTTAACATCAACAGACAAACAATTTAAAAAGTATGTTGATGATATTACAAAGAAACTGTCTGTTTAAAAACCTTTTTAAATGACTAAAATATTAATGGTTTGTTTGGGCAATATTTGCCGTTCGCCATTAGCCGAGGGGATTTTAAAATCCAAACTTCCTCAAAACACCTTTACAGTAGACTCCGCCGGAACGGCTAATTACCATTCCGGCAGTCAACCTGACCGCCGCTCGATAGCTGTTGCTAAAAAATACGGATTAGATATCTCAAATTTAAAAGCTCGACAATTTGTTGTTTCAGATTTCGATCGTTTTGATTATATCTATGTCATGGATGAATCAAATTACCAAGATGTCATCTCATTAGCTCGAAACGAAAGCGACAAAACAAAGGTTCTGTTTATTTTAAACGAAACATATCCTAACGAAAATCACCCTGTTCCCGACCCGTATTACGGAGGAAATGAGGGTTTCGAAAACGTCTATAATATGTTAGACGAAGCCTGTTCTATAATAGCTAAAAAACTTAATTAAAGTGAATACCAGAGGCGTTCTATATTTAATTCCAACCACATTGGGCGATAATGACCCTATGGACGTTTTGCCGCAAACCGTAAAACGTGTTATTGAACAAACGAACACGTTTATTGTTGAAAATGATAAAACAGCCAGACGCTTTATTAAAAAAATAACACCGGAAAAATCGCAGCCAGGCTTAAAAATGTTTCACCTGAACAAATTTACCGACCCTGCCGATTTACCTACTTTTATAGAGCCTTGCCTTAACGGAACCAATGTGGGACTATTATCGGAAGCCGGATGCCCTGGCGTTGCCGATCCTGGTGCCGATATTGTTAGTTTGGCACATAGACACAATATTAAAGTTGTTCCTTTAGTTGGTCCTTCTTCCATTTTAATGTCTGTTATGGCTTCCGGAATGAACGGACAAAGTTTCGCTTTTAATGGCTACTTACCTATCGACAAAGGCGAACGTAAAAACGAAATTAAACGATTAGAGCGCTTATCTTTCGATTATAATCAGTCGCAATTATTTATTGAAACACCATACAGAAACAATAAAATGCTGGAAGATTTATGCCAAATTCTTGAAAGTAACACGCAGATTTGTGTGGCTTGTGATATTACTTTGGATACCGAATTTATAAAAACACAATCTGCAGCTAGCTGGAAAAAAAATATCGTAGACCTTCATAAAAGACCTACGATATTCATAATTCATAAAAGCTAATATAACCTTTAAATTGCTTTTGCTTTCTTGTTAGGTTTTAGCGAAGAGGTATCATAACCTGAAAACTTTTTCATATAATACGCTACGTTTGTACCATAGCTGTCTTCAAAGTTATCCAAACCGTAACTTCTTAAATACTTCTTTACACTTCCAGGACCGGCTAAATGTGCCGCTGCTAAAATACCTGACTCGGTAACTAAAACACCATTAATTCGTTTTCCAACAAAATTCTTGATGTCTCTACGAAGCACCCATTTGTTACGCTCTGCATTAGCGATAAACGCACGCTCCTGTAACTCTGGGTTCTTTAAAAACTTGTTAGGATTGTTAATTCCTAATAATTTCAATGTACCTTTTCCAAATTGATATTTACCTAAATACCCTAAAGTATTCACAGTAAAATAATCACCGCCAGACTCTTTAAAACCAACGGCTTCTTTAAATCCTACAAAAGATTTCCCCAGATAAGGAGAAAACGTTTTGTTCACATCATTCGACGCCAAAACATTATCTTTAATGTCTTCGTCCGGACTTACAGTATAATTTAACTCTAAGCCAGCTGTTGAGTATTTACCTAAATTTACCGTTTCATCTGTTGTAAACGATAAGGACAATAGAATACATATTGTAACACTTAGGGCAATAAAAGTTGCAATACTTTTTCTCATAAACTTAAATTTCTTCAGCTCGGTAAAATGTACCTGATGAGCTTGAAAATTCAGCGTGCAAAATTATAAATTTTATTAATTATTTCAAAATTAATCGTTTATCTACTTTTTTTAGATGTAGAATAGATGAAATGCACATCCATTTTTATTAATTTCTAATGTAGGAAAAGGTATTTTTATGGTGTTAAAAACCTCGAAAACAGTTCGTAACAACTGTGACTTAGTTTGTAGCTTACTCAAGTCTACATCAAGACTTAAATAGTACTGACGATACCTATTGTAGTCTGGTAAATTTAAATTATTTTCTTCTGAAACGCCAGATAACATCCCATCAGCGCCATATCCAAACGCTAGATTCAGCCATTTCGGAAGCTTACTTTCTTTAAAAAAAGAACTTAAATTAACACTTAACCAATAGGTTTGTCCGTTATAATCTTTTAAAACACGTTCAAAAAAACCGTTTCCCAGTTTATCAGAACGTTGTGAAGCATACATTGTTTCATGATAAGAAAACTTTAACAGTATACGTTGCTCATTCCAAAGGAGTTGCTGCCCAACATACAGTCCGGTTCCTGAGGCATTCGCGATAATATCGCCCCAAGAAAAGCCCCATTCTTCGGAAAAACCATCGAGAACCTCAACGGCAGTAAGAAACCCAAAACCTAAAGTAGAACCATAAATTAACTGGTCTTTTTCACTCGCGCCACTCCAGTTTAAAAGGTCTGCGCCCAGTTTTCCCATTTGATAGGCTGTAAAAGCGTGCCCCATTTTATCCATTTGAAGCCATTCCTTATTATCATTTATGGTGTGAAATTTAGAATGCTCATAATCGGCATACCATAACTGGTTTAAACCAACCAATGTAATTCCTGCTAAAGAAGCCTCGCTTATTACAACAGCATTTCTTCTGGATGTATTTAAAGTATCGCCTGGGGTAAGAAAACGCTTTGTAGCAGATTGTGCAAAAGAAAAAAGGCTAACACATAAAAATAGCATTATATATGTTAGCCTTTTGTCTATCATTTAAGTTTTATGTATTATTTATTAATACCTTGGGAAGATAAATAACGCTGATATTCTCTCGCATTGGCATTATGCTGAGATAAGGTCTTTGCAAACTTATGAAACCCTAAACGCTGAGCATCAGCAGCGAAATACAAATAGCTATGCTTCTCAAAGTTTAAAACCGCATCAATCGCAGAAATATCAGGCATGGCAATTAATCCTGGTGGTAAACCTGCATTTTTATACGTGTTATAAGGTGAATCTATTTCTTTATGAACGTTAAGTACACGCTTTATCACGGTGTTTTTATATTCTGGTAATTGATAGGCTGCAAACTTTAACGTCGGGTCGGCTTGTAAAGGCATCCCGATACGTAATCTGTTCATATACACACCAGCAATTCTTGGTTGTTCACTAGCTTGTTTAGACTCTTCGTAAACAATAGACGCCAGTGTCATCACTTCCGCTTGCGATAAACCAATAGCTTTTGCTTTAGCTTTACGCGAATCGTTCCAGAAACGATTATACTCAGTAAGCATCCGCTCTCTGAATAATTTTGCAGATGAATTCCAGAAAAACTCATAACTATTCGGAATATACATACCCAAAGCTGAAGCCTTACTGAATTTATTTTCAGATAAAAATGCAGCATCCTTCATGGCTTCAACCAGCGATGTACTATCAGCTTCAATTTGAGAACTGATTCGTCCTGCTAACTTTTCTAAACTTTCCTGATTGTTAAAAGACAAAGTAATAGGCAAGTTTTTGCTTCGTATCGAGTTGATGATATCATTATTACTCATTCCTCTTTTGATAGCGAAACGACCGGCTTTTAAATTAGTTGTGTACTTTTTTTGTTTTGCTAACACGTCAAAAGAGTCTATATTTTCTAACAAGGGCTCCAACTGTTCTCTAACCTCTGGGTAAGTGGCGTTGGTTCTTACATATATATAAGCAGTATCGTTATTAAATGCTGTATTTGGCTTTAACATGGTGTTGTAAACAAAATAAGCAAAGTATGCTGCTCCAACCAAACCTAATAATGCTATGGCAACAAGTATTTTTTTTAAGTACATTTAATTATTTATAAGCTGAAATAAATATTCGTTTTTAAAAGATCTGTTAAAGTGAATCCAGTCTTTTTTAAGCCCAACTTCTTTAAACCCTTGTTTGGTAAAAAGGTTGATGCTCGCTTGGTTATCTTCTGAAATATTACAAAATAACTGATGCAAATCTAAATGTGTGAAACAATAATTAATCAATAATTTTAAAGCTTCACTACCAATACCTTTTGAGCGATCTTTCGGTTCCTTAACCAAAATACCAACTCCGGCACGTTTATTTTTAAAATCGAAGTCGAACAAATCTATCACCCCTAAAGTTTCATTTTTGTAATTACAGATAACCAGACGCAGTTGTTTAACCTCAAAAATATCTTTGTGAGCCTGCTCTAAATACTGTTTGATTACATATTTAGAATACGGTGTTTGTGTACAACTTAGTTCCCAAATAGATTCGTCGTTTTCAATAGCATGAATAAACTCTAAATCTTCAGGTTCCAGAGCACGTAAATAAATATGTTCTCCTTTTAAGGTAATCATATTGTTCCTTTGAAAACGTAGGTTGCTAGCCCGATAAGCCAAACGTTTTTGTAAATACCGTTCTCCACATCGAAACTTACCTGTAACTTTCCGCCTTCTACATTTAAATTAATTAAAGTACTGTCAGTTTCTCCTAATGTATGCATCGCAATGGCCACAGCTGTTACACCGGTTCCGCAAGACAAGGTTTCGTCCTCAACCCCACGCTCGTAAGTTCTAACTCGAAAGGTATCGTTATTAATCTTCTTTACAAAGTTAACGTTAGATCCTGCCTGATTATAAGGCTCACCATAACGAATTTGGGCTCCTTTAGTTTTAATATCGAAATCTTCTATGTTTTCTTCAAACTGAACATGGTGTGGCGATCCTGTATTTAAAAACACATGGTTTTCATATTGCTCAACTGTTTCAACATCTAACATTTGAAGTTTTACAATACCGTCTTTAATTTCAGCGTGATGTAACCCATCAATGGCCTCAAAAACAGCATGTTCTTTTATAACACCTAAATCTTTAGCAAAAGCCACTAAACAACGTCCGCCGTTCCCACACATGGTGCTTTCGTTTCCATCGGCATTGTAATAGACCATCTTAAAATCTAAATCGGGATGGTTTTCTAATAAAATTAATCCGTCTGCACCTATGCCAAAACGTCTGTCACATAAAAACGCGACGCGTTTGGTATCGTTTTTGTCGAACGTTTGCTGACGATTATCAATCATCACAAAATCGTTTCCTGTTCCTTGATATTTATAAAAAGTCTGTTGCATAATAGAGGGCAAATATAGGAATAATTAACCGTTTTTTCACGTGTTAAACCCGAGTTAAAATTGACGTTAAAAATCGTTAAAACAAAAAAAGGAACTCTATAAATAATTAATTTTAATCGTTCTTTAATCAGATTTTAATTGCTAAAATCTTCACCCAACAAAGGTTATACCTCTCAAAAACAAACCTGGCGAACATTTTAGCATTTATTGAATATTAACTAAAATAGATGATAATTATGAAGAAGATTTTCTCATTAGTATTAGTTTCAGCATTAGGTGGCGCTTTAACTCTAGGTGCCTACAAACTTTTTTTAGAGCCTGAAAACAAAATAGAAATTACAGCAGACTCTAATCCATCATTTTTACCAACAAGTAATATTAGTAATGTATTTAATACTGCTGCTGAGGCACCCGATTTAACAACGGCGGCCGAAAACACAGTTAATGCGGTTGTTCACGTTAAAAACGTGACCATTAGCACCGGACAAATGACGTTTCAGGATTTATTTTTAGGAAGAAGTCCGCAGCGGGCTCAAATGGGAACTGGCTCCGGAGTAATTATTAATGCAGATGGATACATCATCACTAATAATCATGTGATCAATAATTCAGATAAACTTACGGTTACACTAAATAACAACAAAACTTACGATGCCGAAATTGTAGGTTCTGATCCTAAAACCGACATTGCCTTGCTTAAAATTGATGCCGATGAAGACTTGCCTTATGTAACTTTTGCGGATTCAGACCAGGCTAAAATTGGCGAATGGGTATTGGCTGTGGGTAACCCTTTTAACTTAACCTCAACAGTTACAGCCGGTATTATTAGTGCAAAAGCCAGAGATTTATCGGGTAATTCTACACAGTCGTTTATCCAAACCGATGCCGCTGTAAATCCTGGAAACTCAGGTGGCGCCTTAGTAAATACCAATGGAGAGCTTATTGGTATTAATACTGCTATTTCATCTCAAACAGGTTCTTATATCGGATATTCGTTTGCGGTTCCAAGTAATATTGCCAGACGTGTTATTGAAGACATTATGGAATACGGCAATGTACAAAATGGTATTTTAGGCATTACCGGAGGTGCTTTAAACAGTGCTGCCGCAACCGATTTAGGTGTTAATGACACCGAAGGTATTTATGTTGCTGGTGTGGTTGAAGATTCTGGTGCCGATAAAGCCGGCATTAAAGAAGGTGATATTATTAAGGAAATAGACCGTATTAAAGTTTCTAAATTCTCCGATTTAACAGGACACATAGGTGCAAAACGTGTTGATGATATTGTGGAGCTTAAAATTTCCAGAGATGGTGAACTTAAAACCGTTAATGTAAAATTAACAAGAAACGAAACTTTAAATCTGCCTTTAGTTGGTATGGTTAAAAATGCTAAAAGAGAAGATTTAAAATCTTTAAACGCTACCAATGGTATTAAAATTATTGAATTAAATAAAGAATATGAATCGTACTGGAAGAAAAACGGTGTAGATGAAGGTTCTATTATCACATCCATTAACGATGTAAAAATAAATACGGTTGATGATGCACAGGAAGCTATTAAAAACAGATCTTCTTATGAACCGCTTCGCATAGAATTAATCAATTCTAAAGGAGAAAAAGAACGTTACAACTTCAGATAAAAACATTTAAATAATAATTGTCATTTAGCCTCTTAAAAAGTCTTTTTTTAAGAGGTTATTTTTTTGTTAAAATAGCTTACGAAAACGTTTGAAATATGATACTTTTGCCGAAACATTTATAAAAACTAAACTATCTCAAAGATGTCTTTTAACAAAAACTATGAAAAGGAATTAGCCTTTCAAGCAGATCGTAGAAGAGCCACCGTAGAATTCATTAAAATTGTAAGCGATTTATGGTACGACAAGTCTATAGAACTTGTTCTTTTTCGCAACCAACTAATCGACAGAAATGTGAGTCAAATTTTAAATCTGCACGAATACGCAGGTAAATTTGTTCAAAAACCAATCTCTATTTTCGATTCTGTTGAAATTGCACAAGCCATTAAATCGCTTGACATTGCCCCTGCTAAATTAGACATAGGTAAACTAACCTATGAATATCATTTAGAAGACACCAAGTACAACAACGCCAGCAGTTTTATTGCCGATAAACTAAAGGATGCCAACAAAAATGGTTCACTGCTTCCTAAAGATGTCATTCTTTACGGGTTTGGAAGAATTGGTCGTTTGGTAGCTCGTGAAATTCTGGCTCGTACAGGAAAAGGTAGTCAGTTAAGATTAAGAGCCATTGTAACTCGTGGAGCAATTGATGCTCAGGTTCTAGAAAAAAGAGCTGCCCTTTTACGTAACGATTCTGTACATGGTGAATTCTCTGGAACCGTATCGGTTGATGCAGCTAACAATGCACTAAGCATTAACGGAACAACTGTAAATATTATTTCGGCTAATACACCTGAAGAAATTGATTACACTAAATACGGCATTAACAACGCTTTAGTGATTGATAATACCGGTGCTTTTAGAGATGAAGAAGCTTTAAGCAGACATTTAAAATCGAGAGGTGTATCTAAAGTATTATTAACCGCTCCAGGAAAAGGTGTTCCAAATATTGTTCACGGTGTTAATCATTTAGATTACGACCCAAGTAAAGTTGATATTTTCTCTGCGGCATCTTGTACTACCAATGCCATCACACCTGTTTTAAAAGTAATTGAAGATACTTATGGCATTAAACATGGTCACCTTGAAACCATTCATGCTTATACTAACGACCAGAATTTAGTCGACAACTACCACAACAAATACCGTCGTGGTCGCGCAGCTGCGTTAAATATGGTTATTACTGAAACTGGTGCCGGAAGTGCTGTCGCAAAAGCTTTGCCTGAATTAGAAGGTAAATTAACATCGAATGCCATTCGTGTTCCTGTTCCAAATGGTTCGTTAGCCATTTTAAATCTTGAATTAAAAAATAAAACTTCTGTTGAACAGATGAACACCACACTAAAGAAATTTGCTTTAGAAGGCGATTTGGTTGAACAGATAAAATACGAATTAAGCGACGAGCTCGTTTCAAGTGATATTGTTGGCTGTTCAGCACCTTCAATTTTTGATAGCAAAGCCACTATTGTGCGTGCCGACGGAAAAAATGCCGTATTATATGTTTGGTACGATAACGAATATGGATACAGTCATCAAGTTATTAGACTTGCAAAATACATAGCGAAAGTAAGAAGGTATACTTATTATTAGTAGAAATTAAACCTATGACTAACAAAAAAGCCTCACTATAGTGAGGCTTTTTTGTTAGTATGGTATGTAAACCCATTTTATTGTTTTCGATAAATTTTCAATAACCAAATTTTCACCTTGAAAAAATGCAGTGTATTCAACGACATCTTCAACTCCATCAATCAGTTCATATTGATTTCCTGCCTTTCTCCATTTATTTAATTCAAAACCTGTACTGTTGCAAATTTCAGGTGTTGTTTCATAATTTTTAAAATCTCCTGTTGTAGTAAAATCGTATTTGATTATTAAATAAGTATACTCTGAACAACCCAGTTGTTCGGCTTTTTCTCCATTAGAATATATTTCGATGACTTGCCAATTACCAATTATTCTATCCTTTGTATCATCACTCGAACAAGAATTAAAAAGTATAAGGAATACAACAAATAAAAAGAATGTATTTTTCATAAGTAGGTTTTTAAATTGTAACAAAGAAACAAAATTTACTTACAAAACAATAATTAACTTAACTACTCATTAAACTAAAATAAGACACTATAACTATTATTAGTAGTCAAAACATCTAAATTATATTTATTAACGTATATTACAAAAAGCCTCACCTCGTGAGGCTTTTTGGCAATTTTACCTTTAACAGTAAACAATATTTTATAATTTAGTAACCCAATATTCAAAAATTACTTTAAAATGAACAAAATCAAGTATTTAGCTGTTTTTAGCTTTTTATTTACTGCGACTTTATTTGCGCAAACTGAGAATGACGAAGACAAATTATCTTTAAACAGCGGTACCATTGATAACCAATTTGAATATGCTATTCAGCGTTCCAATAATTACCAAGACTATAAAGTAATTAAAAAAACTTGGCTTTACACTTTAAAAGCACATACTCTGGATTCTCTTAATGCTATTCAAAAAAATCTTAACGACACCAAAGCTGTTGTTAATACTCAAGCAAAAGAAATAGACAATTTAAAAGCCAGCCTTTCTGAAACTCAAAACACTCTTAATGAAACCAATTTAGAAAAAGATAGCATGTCTTTATTTGGTATACAAATGAGTAAAGGCAGTTACAATGTACTTATGTGGTCTATTATCGGTGGGCTATTAGTGTTATTAGTGGTATTTATTTATAAATTTAAAAATAGTAATATTATTACCACTGAAGCCAGAAAAGCTCTTTCTGAAATAGAAGAGGAATTTGAAGAACACAGAAAAGTTGCCTTAGAGCGTGAGCAAAAAGTAAGACGTCAGCTTCAGGATGAAATCAACAAACACAAAAAGATTTAATTCTTTATAAAAACAACAAAAAAAGCCGGAGTGTAAACTCCGGCTTTTTTTGTTGTTTTCTTAAACACCCAATCGTTTTAAAACCTCATCCTTATAGGTTTCTCCAATAGGTATTTGTACTTTCTCTATAACCAGTTTGGTTTTTTGTAGTGCTTTAATAAAATTGATATTTACCGCATACGAGCGATGCACCCTAATAAAATGTTTTGCCGGTAATTTATCTAAAATATCCTTAAAACTCGATAAGGTTAAAATGGCTTTATCAGATTCTGAAGTATATATTTTGATATAGTCTTTAAGCCCTTGTATGTACTTTATACTTTCAGTGTTAATCTTAATATTTTCATACTCCGATTTTACAAAAATGAAATCATTTTCAACTGTCGAAACAGCTTCTGTTGAAGGCTTTTCAACTCTCAAGGTACTTCCCTGCTCCAATTCGTACTTCTCCTTAGCTCGTAAAACAGCTTTTAAAAACCTATGAAACGGTATAGGTTTCACCAGATAATCGGTCGCATTTAAGTTAAAACCGTCCAAGGCATACTGCGGATAAGCGGTGGTAAATATAAACTGAGGAATACTATCCAGCGTTTTCACTAAATCAATTCCTGTAAGGTTTGGCATTTCAATATCTAAAAACACCAAATCGACATGTTGTCTGTTTATTAAATTAATTGCTTCTAAGGGATTGGTACATTTTGCAACAATCTCTAAGCCTGCAATTTGCTTTACATAAGACTCAATAACATCGACCGCTAAAGGTTCATCGTCTATAATTACACATTTCATGTACGCTTTCCGTTTTAATTAGCTTAACTTCAAAGTTAAATCTACAGTAAAATGTTCACCAGTGTCTTCAACTTCTAAATTATGTTTTCCAGGGTAAAGCAAATCTAACCGTTCTCTGGTATTTTTTAATCCTATTCCTGAATGATTCCGATCTACTTTTGTTCTACCAATTAAATTTACACATTTAAAATGCAACTCGTCTTCATTAATATTAATTTCAATTTTCACCTCTGTATTGCCTTTAAAATCTGTGCCGTATTTAAAAGCGTTTTCTATGAATGAAATAAGTAACAACGGACGAATTTTTTGATTGGCTTCATTACCACGAATATTTAAAGTAACATTTTCATTTTTAGCAA includes the following:
- a CDS encoding DUF2279 domain-containing protein, with the translated sequence MLFLCVSLFSFAQSATKRFLTPGDTLNTSRRNAVVISEASLAGITLVGLNQLWYADYEHSKFHTINDNKEWLQMDKMGHAFTAYQMGKLGADLLNWSGASEKDQLIYGSTLGFGFLTAVEVLDGFSEEWGFSWGDIIANASGTGLYVGQQLLWNEQRILLKFSYHETMYASQRSDKLGNGFFERVLKDYNGQTYWLSVNLSSFFKESKLPKWLNLAFGYGADGMLSGVSEENNLNLPDYNRYRQYYLSLDVDLSKLQTKSQLLRTVFEVFNTIKIPFPTLEINKNGCAFHLFYI
- a CDS encoding peptidoglycan-binding protein LysM, whose protein sequence is MRKSIATFIALSVTICILLSLSFTTDETVNLGKYSTAGLELNYTVSPDEDIKDNVLASNDVNKTFSPYLGKSFVGFKEAVGFKESGGDYFTVNTLGYLGKYQFGKGTLKLLGINNPNKFLKNPELQERAFIANAERNKWVLRRDIKNFVGKRINGVLVTESGILAAAHLAGPGSVKKYLRSYGLDNFEDSYGTNVAYYMKKFSGYDTSSLKPNKKAKAI
- a CDS encoding glyceraldehyde-3-phosphate dehydrogenase, with the protein product MSFNKNYEKELAFQADRRRATVEFIKIVSDLWYDKSIELVLFRNQLIDRNVSQILNLHEYAGKFVQKPISIFDSVEIAQAIKSLDIAPAKLDIGKLTYEYHLEDTKYNNASSFIADKLKDANKNGSLLPKDVILYGFGRIGRLVAREILARTGKGSQLRLRAIVTRGAIDAQVLEKRAALLRNDSVHGEFSGTVSVDAANNALSINGTTVNIISANTPEEIDYTKYGINNALVIDNTGAFRDEEALSRHLKSRGVSKVLLTAPGKGVPNIVHGVNHLDYDPSKVDIFSAASCTTNAITPVLKVIEDTYGIKHGHLETIHAYTNDQNLVDNYHNKYRRGRAAALNMVITETGAGSAVAKALPELEGKLTSNAIRVPVPNGSLAILNLELKNKTSVEQMNTTLKKFALEGDLVEQIKYELSDELVSSDIVGCSAPSIFDSKATIVRADGKNAVLYVWYDNEYGYSHQVIRLAKYIAKVRRYTYY
- the dapF gene encoding diaminopimelate epimerase yields the protein MQQTFYKYQGTGNDFVMIDNRQQTFDKNDTKRVAFLCDRRFGIGADGLILLENHPDLDFKMVYYNADGNESTMCGNGGRCLVAFAKDLGVIKEHAVFEAIDGLHHAEIKDGIVKLQMLDVETVEQYENHVFLNTGSPHHVQFEENIEDFDIKTKGAQIRYGEPYNQAGSNVNFVKKINNDTFRVRTYERGVEDETLSCGTGVTAVAIAMHTLGETDSTLINLNVEGGKLQVSFDVENGIYKNVWLIGLATYVFKGTI
- the mltG gene encoding endolytic transglycosylase MltG, whose product is MYLKKILVAIALLGLVGAAYFAYFVYNTMLKPNTAFNNDTAYIYVRTNATYPEVREQLEPLLENIDSFDVLAKQKKYTTNLKAGRFAIKRGMSNNDIINSIRSKNLPITLSFNNQESLEKLAGRISSQIEADSTSLVEAMKDAAFLSENKFSKASALGMYIPNSYEFFWNSSAKLFRERMLTEYNRFWNDSRKAKAKAIGLSQAEVMTLASIVYEESKQASEQPRIAGVYMNRLRIGMPLQADPTLKFAAYQLPEYKNTVIKRVLNVHKEIDSPYNTYKNAGLPPGLIAMPDISAIDAVLNFEKHSYLYFAADAQRLGFHKFAKTLSQHNANAREYQRYLSSQGINK
- a CDS encoding SAM-dependent methyltransferase — protein: MDVLPQTVKRVIEQTNTFIVENDKTARRFIKKITPEKSQPGLKMFHLNKFTDPADLPTFIEPCLNGTNVGLLSEAGCPGVADPGADIVSLAHRHNIKVVPLVGPSSILMSVMASGMNGQSFAFNGYLPIDKGERKNEIKRLERLSFDYNQSQLFIETPYRNNKMLEDLCQILESNTQICVACDITLDTEFIKTQSAASWKKNIVDLHKRPTIFIIHKS
- a CDS encoding trypsin-like peptidase domain-containing protein, producing MKKIFSLVLVSALGGALTLGAYKLFLEPENKIEITADSNPSFLPTSNISNVFNTAAEAPDLTTAAENTVNAVVHVKNVTISTGQMTFQDLFLGRSPQRAQMGTGSGVIINADGYIITNNHVINNSDKLTVTLNNNKTYDAEIVGSDPKTDIALLKIDADEDLPYVTFADSDQAKIGEWVLAVGNPFNLTSTVTAGIISAKARDLSGNSTQSFIQTDAAVNPGNSGGALVNTNGELIGINTAISSQTGSYIGYSFAVPSNIARRVIEDIMEYGNVQNGILGITGGALNSAAATDLGVNDTEGIYVAGVVEDSGADKAGIKEGDIIKEIDRIKVSKFSDLTGHIGAKRVDDIVELKISRDGELKTVNVKLTRNETLNLPLVGMVKNAKREDLKSLNATNGIKIIELNKEYESYWKKNGVDEGSIITSINDVKINTVDDAQEAIKNRSSYEPLRIELINSKGEKERYNFR
- the dnaA gene encoding chromosomal replication initiator protein DnaA, with the protein product MSKTAQTVWNNCLEFIKDNIQPQAYKTWFEPIIAVKLTDNALSIQVPSKFFYEWLEEHYVKILKVSLTKELGEKAKLVYIIKMENTYGNKQPFTEKIPSSNRSAVKSQEVDIPLKNKNPELRNPFVIPGIRNVKIESQLNPNYSFENFLEGDSNRLARSAGLAVAAKPGGTSFNPLLIFGGVGLGKTHLVHAIGVDIKDKYPEKTVLYISAEKFTQQYIDSVKKNNRNDFIHFYQIIDVLIIDDVQFLSGKTGTQDVFFHIFNHLHQNGKQVILTSDKAPVDMQDIEQRLLSRFKWGLSAELQTPDFETRVSIVKNKLYRDGVDMPDEIIDYVAKNIKSNVRELEGAIISLIAQSSFNKKEVTIDLARIVVEKFVKNTKREVSIDYIQKVVSDYFQMDVSTLQSKTRKRHIVQARQLAMFFAKKFTKASLASIGSQIGKRDHATVLHACKTVDNLTSTDKQFKKYVDDITKKLSV
- a CDS encoding GNAT family N-acetyltransferase, with translation MITLKGEHIYLRALEPEDLEFIHAIENDESIWELSCTQTPYSKYVIKQYLEQAHKDIFEVKQLRLVICNYKNETLGVIDLFDFDFKNKRAGVGILVKEPKDRSKGIGSEALKLLINYCFTHLDLHQLFCNISEDNQASINLFTKQGFKEVGLKKDWIHFNRSFKNEYLFQLINN
- a CDS encoding low molecular weight protein-tyrosine-phosphatase — protein: MTKILMVCLGNICRSPLAEGILKSKLPQNTFTVDSAGTANYHSGSQPDRRSIAVAKKYGLDISNLKARQFVVSDFDRFDYIYVMDESNYQDVISLARNESDKTKVLFILNETYPNENHPVPDPYYGGNEGFENVYNMLDEACSIIAKKLN